A single region of the Brachypodium distachyon strain Bd21 chromosome 3, Brachypodium_distachyon_v3.0, whole genome shotgun sequence genome encodes:
- the LOC100827803 gene encoding protein NRT1/ PTR FAMILY 8.3, with amino-acid sequence MEAADEERPLLHVQPYPQDVGSEYTSDGSVDINKQPALKRNTGNWRACSMILGVEFCECMAFFAIARNLVSYLTTVLHESKVTAARNVSAWAGTCFLTPLIGAFLADTYLGRYLTMVVSLPVYFVGMLVLTVSASVPTSYYTGDVHRTVIYLGIYIAALGSGGIKPCASAFGADQFDSADPMELAKKASFFNWYYFLITFSSLLSSTVLVWLQDNVGWGISFAIPAVLMALGLTVLVSGSRVYRFRKLRVSPFTSICQVVVAAVRKWHVQLPDDISLLYELASSSLTPEASHKIQHTNQFRFLDKAAIVLPPSAKTLMVPPMCPWRLCTVTQVEELKILLRMFPVWASFVIFYAVAGQTTSTFIEQGMVMDNRVGPFAIPPASLSIISVFSVLIWVPVYETVLVPLARRYTGKEKGFSQAQRLGIGFALSTLTMVYSAVLEMKRLAMAQASGLANENVPTRMSILWQGPSYVMLGAAEVFASIGMTEFFYDQAPYSMKSLCAALAQLAIASGAYFNTIMFAAVAVATTQGGAPGWIPDNLNEGHLDYFFWMMATLSLLNLAQFVHNSLRFRVKTAS; translated from the exons ATGGAAGCAGCAGATGAGGAAAGGCCCCTGCTTCATGTCCAACCTTATCCTCAG GATGTAGGTTCAGAATATACCAGCGATGGGTCGGTTGATATCAACAAACAGCCTGCTCTGAAGCGAAACACAGGCAATTGGAGGGCATGCTCCATGATTTTAG GTGTTGAGTTCTGCGAATGCATGGCCTTCTTCGCTATCGCAAGGAATTTAGTAAGCTATCTCACCACTGTGCTCCACGAAAGCAAGGTCACTGCTGCGCGGAATGTCTCTGCCTGGGCCGGCACATGCTTCCTCACACCACTTATTGGAGCCTTCTTAGCAGACACTTATCTGGGAAGATACTTGACAATGGTTGTTTCGCTCCCTGTCTACTTCGTT GGAATGCTCGTTCTCACAGTTTCAGCATCAGTCCCAACATCTTACTACACTGGTGATGTTCACCGCACCGTCATCTACCTAGGAATCTATATTGCTGCACTTGGCAGCGGCGGTATCAAACCCTGTGCGTCAGCATTTGGGGCTGACCAATTTGATAGCGCTGACCCGATGGAGCtagcgaagaaggcctcatTCTTCAACTGGTACTACTTCTTGATCACCTTCAGCTCCCTTCTGTCAAGCACGgtgcttgtttggttgcaggACAATGTTGGGTGGGGGATCAGCTTTGCAATCCCAGCAGTGCTCATGGCCTTGGGCCTCACAGTACTTGTTAGCGGCTCAAGGGTGTACAGGTTTAGGAAACTGAGAGTAAGCCCATTCACGAGTATTTGTCAGGTGGTCGTTGCAGCTGTCAGGAAGTGGCATGTGCAATTGCCGGATGATATCTCACTGTTGTATGAGCTAGCGAGTTCCTCGTTAACACCTGAAGCAAGTCACAAAATTCAACATACGAATCAATTCAG GTTCCTTGACAAGGCTGCCATTGTGCTGCCCCCGTCAGCCAAGACATTAATGGTGCCGCCAATGTGTCCGTGGAGGCTCTGCACAGTGACACAAGTTGAGGAGCTGAAGATACTGCTACGAATGTTCCCCGTCTGGGCATCCTTCGTGATCTTCTATGCAGTCGCTGGGCAGACGACATCGACATTTATCGAGCAGGGGATGGTCATGGACAACCGTGTTGGTCCTTTTGCAATCCCACCTGCCTCCCTCTCTATCATTAGTGTGTTCAGTGTACTTATCTGGGTCCCCGTCTACGAAACTGTGTTAGTGCCACTCGCACGGCGTTACACTGGCAAGGAAAAGGGATTCTCGCAGGCGCAGCGCCTTGGAATTGGCTTTGCACTGTCCACGCTGACCATGGTCTACTCAGCAGTGCTCGAGATGAAGAGGCTGGCAATGGCACAAGCCAGCGGCCTTGCCAACGAGAATGTGCCCACGAGAATGAGCATTCTGTGGCAAGGGCCATCATATGTTATGCTTGGTGCAGCTGAGGTTTTTGCCAGTATCGGCATGACGGAGTTCTTCTACGATCAGGCCCCATACTCCATGAAGAGCCTCTGTGCAGCGCTCGCGCAGCTTGCGATAGCGTCCGGAGCATACTTCAATACGATCATGTTTGCTGCTGTCGCAGTGGCCACGACACAGGGCGGGGCACCTGGGTGGATCCCAGACAACCTGAACGAAGGCCATTTGGACTATTTCTTCTGGATGATGGCCACTCTTAGCTTATTGAATCTGGCGCAATTTGTGCACAACTCCTTGCGGTTTAGAGTGAAGACAGCTTCTTGA
- the LOC100827188 gene encoding cleavage and polyadenylation specificity factor subunit 6: protein MAMDPDGDPAFHRSEAISAVQDVDQYYGDDDDFDDLYNDVNVGDGFFNSSSHQPPPLPLNTLPPPQQNQPHQLPPPPQPHQNHLPPPPQPHQNHLPPPPQPQQQHMPVPHSLPTPPRQAPPPQQKVHVPIPNLPPPPQPPVASAPPPPHQQIQQGGDGFHRQGGNFSGGPIVVGNGGAGGGGDGPGGMTLFVGDLHWWTTDADLEAELSKYGLVKEVRFFDEKASGKSKGYCQVDFFDHVAVSACKEGMNGHLFHGRPCVVAYASPSNVRRMGESQMKNQQPVAPQPLPMQPKSGRGNGNASAPQAGGNYGAGRGGPTGTGGGGNWGRGNAGLGNRGPVGGMRNRMGQTSGRGIMGNGGMAPPHPPPMLPQGIMGQGFDPAFGPMGRMGNGFGFPGPGPAFPGMMQPFPPVVAPHLNPAFFGRGGMGAGSVGMWPDPNMGSWGGEEQSSYGDDAASDQQYGEGGSHGKERLPERDWSGPPDRRQEREKDMPPAQPERRHRDERDMGRERDRDYEREREKDRDRERERDREREKERDRHKDDRDRHSDHHRHRDRDPERNGDWNRGRSSGMHSRSRDVDHSKRRRMTPE from the coding sequence ATGGCCATGGATCCCGACGGCGACCCGGCGTTCCACCGCAGCGAGGCCATCTCCGCCGTCCAGGACGTCGACCAGTActacggcgacgacgacgacttcGACGACCTCTACAACGACGTCAACGTCGGCGACGGGTTCTTcaactcctcctcccaccAGCCCCCGCCCCTGCCCCTGAAtaccctcccgccgccgcagcagaaCCAACCCCACCAgctcccgccgcctccccagCCGCATCAGAACCATCTTCCGCCACCTCCCCAGCCGCACCAGAACCatctcccgccgcctccccagCCGCAGCAACAGCATATGCCGGTCCCCCACTCCCTCCCTACCCCACCACGgcaggccccgccgccgcagcagaaGGTCCATGTCCCAATTCCTAATCtcccgcctccaccgcagccgCCTGTGGCATctgcaccgccgcctccgcacCAGCAGATCCAGCAAGGAGGCGACGGGTTCCATCGCCAAGGAGGCAACTTCAGTGGCGGCCCCATTGTGGTCGGTAACGGTGGTGCAGGTGGCGGGGGTGATGGCCCTGGCGGGATGACGCTGTTTGTGGGGGACCTCCACTGGTGGACGACAGATGCGGATCTTGAGGCGGAGCTCAGCAAGTACGGGTTGGTCAAGGAAGTGAGGTTTTTCGATGAGAAGGCAAGCGGGAAATCCAAGGGGTACTGCCAAGTTGACTTCTTTGACCATGTCGCCGTCTCTGCCTGCAAGGAAGGTATGAACGGACACCTCTTTCATGGCCGTCCATGTGTTGTTGCATACGCCTCACCAAGCAATGTGCGGCGTATGGGTGAGTCACAGATGAAGAACCAGCAGCCCGTGGCACCACAGCCCCTGCCAATGCAGCCAAAGAGCGGGAGAGGGAACGGTAATGCCAGTGCCCCTCAGGCGGGTGGTAATTATGGTGCTGGCCGTGGAGGACCCACTGGTACTGGCGGTGGAGGAAATTGGGGAAGAGGTAATGCAGGGTTGGGGAACAGAGGCCCTGTTGGGGGTATGAGGAATCGGATGGGACAAACAAGCGGCCGAGGAATCATGGGAAACGGAGGCATGGCTCCACCACATCCACCACCAATGCTGCCTCAAGGAATAATGGGGCAGGGTTTTGATCCAGCTTTTGGCCCAATGGGAAGGATGGGTAATGGGTTTGGTTTTCCGGGACCAGGTCCAGCGTTTCCTGGGATGATGCAGCCATTCCCACCAGTAGTCGCACCACATTTGAACCCTGCTTTCTTTGGAAGGGGTGGGATGGGGGCTGGTAGTGTTGGAATGTGGCCTGATCCCAACATGGGGAGTTGGGGTGGGGAGGAACAATCAAGTTATGGGGATGATGCAGCATCTGATCAGCAGTATGGCGAAGGGGGAAGCCATGGGAAGGAGAGACTGCCCGAGAGGGACTGGTCTGGTCCACCAGACAGGAGgcaggagagggagaaggacaTGCCCCCAGCACAGCCTGAGAGGAGGCACCGTGATGAGCGGGACATGGGCCGAGAAAGGGATCGTGACTatgaaagagagagggagaaagatCGTGacagggagagagaaagagaccGGGAAAGAGAGAAGGAAAGGGATAGGCACAAGGATGACAGAGACCGTCATAGCGATCATCACAGGCACAGGGACCGTGATCCTGAGCGCAATGGAGACTGGAACAGGGGAAGGTCATCTGGGATGCACAGCAGGTCGAGAGATGTCGACCATTCTAAGCGTAGGCGGATGACACCTGAGTAG
- the LOC100845505 gene encoding dof zinc finger protein MNB1A: PTGGARLVVWSYGLLVSRVLEDLASRGGRGHKETPGAETGLRLLRLFCSLSISLSRASVLSPPCSLLRPRESELTSAAPTAPPRMGEHAAAEPGRRPAQQQFAGVDLRRPKGYAAAAAAPAKTPAAAPVAATAAAAAAEGEACPRCESRDTKFCYYNNYNTSQPRHFCKGCRRYWTKGGTLRCVPVGGGTRKRASSSNTSAAAATVKRQKPSKKRRVAPPEPPAAASSADDVPAPDADAAAKTTTTPPTEAASEITTELVVPAAAAAEEDSFTDLLQEQGGGDDAVALDLGFSDYASAVGKAAGLGDPYSFEWPPAFDLGACWSGAGFADPDPTGVFLNLP, translated from the coding sequence ccgacaggtggggcccggcTGGTAGTATGGTCTTACGGTCTACTGGTTAGTCGAGTACTCGAAGACTTGGCGTCGCGCGGCGGTCGCGGCCATAAAGAAACCCCAGGCGCTGAAACCGGCCTTCGTCTCCTTCGGTTGTTttgctctctctctatctctctctcccgtgCCAGCGTCCTCTCTCCTCCTTGCTCTCTTCTGCGCCCCCGCGAGAGCGAGCTCACGAGCGCAGCACCCACAGCGCCACCGCGCATGGGGGAGCACGCGGCGGCCGAGccgggccggcggccggcgcagcAGCAGTTTGCGGGTGTCGACCTCCGCCGGCCCAAGGGCTAtgccgccgctgcggccgcTCCCGCGAAGACGCCTGCAGCGGCTCCTGTGGctgcaacggcggcggcggcggcggcggagggggaggctTGCCCGCGGTGCGAGTCGCGGGACACCAAGTTCTGCTACTACAACAACTACAACACCTCCCAGCCGCGCCACTTCTGCAAGGGCTGCCGCCGCTACTGGACCAAGGGCGGCACCCTCCGCTGCGtccccgtcggcggcggcacccgCAAGCGCGCCTCGTCGTCAaacacctccgccgccgctgccaccgtcAAGCGGCAGAAGCCCTCCAAGAAGCGCCGCGTCGCGCCGCCCGaaccacccgccgccgcctcctctgccgACGACGTTCCCGCCCCTgacgccgacgccgctgccaagacgacgacgacgccaccGACCGAGGCCGCGAGCGAGATCACGACGGAGCTGGTGgtccccgcggcggcggcggcagaggaggacTCCTTCACCGACCTCCTCCAggagcagggcggcggcgacgacgcggTGGCGCTGGACCTCGGGTTCTCCGACTACGCGTCCGCCGTCGGCAAGGCCGCCGGCCTGGGGGACCCGTACTCGTTCGAGTGGCCGCCGGCGTTCGACCTGGGCGCGTGCTGGAGCGGCGCCGGGTTCGCCGACCCCGACCCGACGGGCGTGTTCCTCAACCTCCCTTGA
- the LOC100845813 gene encoding DNA (cytosine-5)-methyltransferase CMT3 gives MAPSSPPSAALRASSRKRTASAKAAPDQEPSAATKRPRKGAASSSAKKKTADPKAKALKAPRKKKEVAAAEEKLSEDEVCAEEPDEEELELGEEDESAASGEQGQATARRRVAQPTRERNLAAGDKEPEFVGEPFPADEARSKWSQRYQRAAPRRPDEEPELKARCHYRSANVDGTVYALGDDVYVKAAENEADYIGRITEFFEGTDRHCYFACRWFFRPEDTVISTAKFVDDHTHDPKRVFLSEETNDNVLDCIIKKVKIIHVDPNMDPEGKAQLVADSEAELYYDMSYAVAYSTFANIPSDTNENSGISSDADLEAGTPPVRTAALLDLYSGCGGMSTGLCLGAALAGLKLETRWAVDLNSFACKSLKYNHPGTEVRNEKAEEFLALLKEWAILCDTYVHVNNSESDSPIEDEEEDDEPLAKDEFVVEKLLEICYGGSGRGKGIYFKVQWKGYGPEEDTWEPIGNLSDCQLKIKEFVQEGHKRKILPLPGDVDVICGGPPCQGISGFNRFRNRKEPLKDEKNQQMVTFMDIVSYLKPKFVLMENVVDILKFADGYLGRYALSRLVALNYQARLGMMVAGCYGLPQFRMRVFLWGALPDMVLPKYPLPTYDVVVRGIVPNAFSQSVVAYDETQKPTLKKALLLGDAISDLPEVDNYQLHEVMEYGTKPKTEFQRYIRLGRKDMLDHSFGDNTCPEEGKLLDHQPLRLNQDDYDRVQQIPVKKGANFRDLPGIKVGANNIVEWDPEVPRVYLKSGKPLVPDYAMSFIKGRSLKPFGRLWWDETVSTVVTRAEPHNQIILHPNQARVLSVRENARLQGFPDYYRMNGPIKEKYIQVGNAVAVPVARALGYSLGQAYQGEMESTGPLFTLPASFTNVGQTEELARASSVGIPVGEVVEQ, from the exons ATGgccccgagctcgccgccctccgccgcgcTGCGGGCGTCCTCGCGCAAGCGGACGGCCTCCGCCAAGGCCGCGCCCGACCAGGAGCCGTCCGCGGCCACCAAGCGCCCGCGCAAGGGggccgcgtcgtcgtcggcgaagaagaagacggccGATCCCAAGGCGAAGGCGTTGAAggcgccgaggaagaagaaggaggtggcggcggcggaggagaagctGTCGGAGGATGAGGTTTGCGCGGAGGAGCctgacgaggaggagctcgagctgggggaggaggacgagtCGGCCGCCTCGGGGGAGCAGGGGCaagcgacggcgaggaggcgtGTGGCGCAGCCCACCAGGGAAAGGAACCTCGCCGCCGGGGACAAGGAGCCGGAGTTCGTCGGCGAGCCTTTCCCCGCCGACGAGGCACGCAGCAAGTGGTCGCAGCGGTACCAGCGCGCCGCGCCTAGGAG GCCGGATGAGGAGCCCGAACTCAAGGCTCGGTGCCACTACCGCTCCGCCAACGTTGATGGAACTGTCTACGCTCTTGGCGATGATGTCTATGTCAAG GCTGCGGAAAATGAGGCTGATTACATTGGCCGAATAACTGAATTTTTTGAGGGCACCGATCGGCACTGCTATTTTGCTTGTCGATGGTTCTTCCGTCCAGAGGACACG GTGATCTCTACGGCCAAGTTTGTTGATGATCACACGCATGACCCAAAGCGAGTCTTCCTCTCTgaagaaacaaatgataatgTGCTTGATTGCATCATAAAAAAGGTTAAGATAATTCATGTTGATCCAAAT ATGGATCCAGAAGGCAAGGCTCAACTGGTGGCTGACAGTGAGGCTGAGCTATATTATGACATGTCATATGCGGTTGCATATTCTACATTCGCTAATATCCCATCAG ATACCAATGAAAACTCTGGGATTTCTTCTGATGCTGACCTGGAGGCTGGCACGCCACCAGTGAGAACAGCAGCTCTCCTTGACCTTTATTCTGGCTGTGGTGGTATGTCTACAGGGCTATGCTTGGGTGCCGCACTTGCTGGCCTGAAACTCGAAACG CGATGGGCTGTTGACCTGAACAGCTTTGCATGCAAGAGCCTGAAGTACAATCACCCAGGAACTGAG GTTCGAAATGAGAAAGCTGAAGAATTTCTTGCTCTCCTTAAGGAATGGGCCATTCTATGCGACACATATGTCCATGTGAATAATTCTGAATCTGATAGTCCCAtagaggatgaggaggaagatgatgagCCTCTTGCAAAGGATGAGTTTGTGGTAGAGAAGCTGCTTGAAATCTGCTATGGTGGCAGTGGGAGGGGAAAGGGCATATATTTCAAG GTTCAATGGAAAGGCTATGGTCCAGAGGAGGATACCTGGGAGCCCATTGGAAACCTCAG TGACTGCCAACTGAAAATCAAAGAATTTGTACAAGAAGGGCACAAGCGGAAAATTTTACCATTGCCT GGTGATGTTGATGTCATTTGTGGTGGCCCACCTTGCCAAGGAATCAGTGGATTCAATCGTTTCAGAAACCGTAAGGAGCCACTGAAAGATGAGAAAAACCAGCAAATGGTCACATTTATGGACATTGTGTCATATCTCAAACCTAAGTTtgtccttatggagaatgtcGTGGACATTCTTAAGTTTGCTGATGGATATCTTGGTAGATATGCATTGAGTCGCCTGGTTGCTCTGAATTATCAAGCACGGCTAGGGATGATGGTAGCTGGTTGCTATGGGCTGCCCCAGTTCCGAATGCGTGTGTTCCTTTGGGGAGCTCTTCCTGACATG GTGCTCCCAAAGTATCCTCTCCCTACATATGATGTGGTTGTGCGTGGCATTGTCCCAAATGCTTTCTCT CAAAGCGTTGTTGCCTATGACGAAACACAAAAACCAACTTTGAAGAAGGCTCTGCTTCTTGGCGATGCTATTTCAGACTTGCCGGAG GTAGATAACTATCAGCTTCACGAGGTGATGGAATATGGTACGAAGCCCAAAACAGAATTTCAGCGCTATATCCGACTTGGTCGTAAAG ACATGTTGGACCATTCATTTGGTGATAACACTTGTCCTGAAGAAGGCAAGCTCTTGGATCACCAACCTTTGAGGTTAAACCAAGATGATTATGATCGTGTGCAACAAATCCCAGTAAAGAAG GGAGCCAACTTCCGCGACCTACCAGGCATCAAGGTTGGAGCAAATAATATTGTGGAGTGGGACCCAGAAGTTCCGCGGGTTTATCTGAAATCTGGCAAACCCTTG GTTCCGGACTATGCAATGTCCTTCATTAAGGGCAGATCACTGAA GCCGTTTGGTCGCTTGTGGTGGGACGAGACAGTTTCTACGGTCGTGACCAGAGCAGAGCCACACAACCAG ATTATATTGCACCCAAATCAGGCACGGGTTTTGTCTGTCCGTGAGAATGCAAGGTTGCAGGGATTTCCTGATTACTACCGAATGAACGGGCCCATCAAGGAGAA GTACATACAAGTTGGCAATGCGGTGGCGGTTCCTGTTGCCCGAGCACTGGGTTACTCTCTTGGTCAGGCGTACCAGGGCGAGATGGAAAGCACTGGGCCGCTGTTCACATTGCCTGCCAGCTTTACCAATGTGGGACAGACCGAGGAGCTGGCGAGAGCTTCATCTGTCGGAATCCCTGTAGGAGAGGTGGTAGAGCAATAG
- the LOC100827501 gene encoding fasciclin-like arabinogalactan protein 1 gives MRRVHLAAVLVLLLPIAVSAAGGAKAPAPAKAPPAPPNITAAMEKGGCKAFAALLSASPDASSTFQSAIDGGVTAFCPSDGAVKSFLPRYKNLTAAGKAALLLSHAVPVYYTRRALKSNNGVMNTLATDGGAGNFNLTVQNVGDQVSVKTAGKGKGAARVESTVYDKEPVAVYGVDAVLEPVELFEPAEVESPAPAPAAHKKAAPKKARHGDDVADAPSPDADDDDEEDDAPPADQRKSSKNNAAAPPGGQCLRWLAVVAVAAAAVLA, from the coding sequence ATGCGCCGcgtccacctcgccgccgtcctggtccttctcctccccatcgccgtctccgccgcagGAGGAGCCaaggcaccggcgccggcgaaggcACCACCAGCCCCGCCGAACATCACGGCGGCAATGGAGAAGGGCGGCTGCAAGGCGTTCGCGGCCCTGCTCTCCGCCTCCCCGGACGCCTCTTCCACGTTCCAATCCGCCATCGACGGCGGCGTGACGGCCTTCTGCCCGAGCGACGGCGCCGTCAAGTCCTTCCTGCCGCGGTACAAGAACCTCACCGCGGCGGGGAAGGCCGCGCTGCTGCTGTCCCACGCGGTGCCCGTGTACTACACGCGGCGCGCGCTCAAGTCCAACAACGGCGTCATGAACACGCTGGCcacggacggcggcgccggcaactTCAACCTCACCGTGCAGAACGTCGGCGACCAGGTGAGCGTCAAGACGGCCGGCAAGGGAAAGGGCGCTGCGAGGGTCGAGTCCACGGTGTATGATAAGGAGCCCGTTGCGGTGTACGGCGTGGACGCGGTGCTCGAGCCGGTGGAGTTGTTTGAGCCGGCTGAGGTGGagtctccggctccggcgccggccgcgcaCAAGAAGGCGGCGCCCAAGaaggcgcggcacggcgatgATGTGGCTGACGCGCCTAGCCCGGACGCggatgatgacgatgaggaggacgaCGCGCCGCCAGCCGACCAGAGGAAGAGCTCCAAGAATAAtgccgcagcgccgccgggGGGGCAGTGTCTGCGGTGGCTtgccgtcgtcgccgtggccgcggccgccgtcctGGCCTAA